From a region of the Janthinobacterium sp. 61 genome:
- the mreC gene encoding rod shape-determining protein MreC, which translates to MEYSPPPLFKQGASARVKMMVFAGISIALLLVDSRMHALTAVRQAVGTVLYPVQMAALVPRDVALGVGNYFSSLSSLEKQVRDLKHEQIASAQIMQQAQLNIVENNHLRKLMEARERVPVKTLMAEVLYDTRDSATRKIVLDRGIQNGVELGRPVIDNLGVVGQVTRVFPFTSEVTLLTDEEQAIPVQLLRNGVRSVAIGRGKSGTMELRFTAPTADIQIGDIVITSGLDGLYPAGLAVARVTLVERNAHGPFGRVVCQPLAGIERNTQLLILMTSPEMPARPPTEEVKTGRKIAGKMAPIKDPVKEAAAGGAATAPATAPATPAAKPSASPVPKPAAPAAATTPAAVPPKEATR; encoded by the coding sequence ATGGAATACAGTCCTCCGCCACTTTTCAAACAAGGCGCCTCCGCCCGCGTCAAGATGATGGTGTTCGCCGGCATTTCTATCGCCCTGTTGCTGGTCGATTCGCGCATGCACGCCTTGACAGCCGTGCGCCAGGCAGTCGGCACCGTGCTGTATCCGGTGCAGATGGCAGCCCTGGTGCCGCGCGATGTGGCGCTTGGCGTCGGCAACTACTTTTCTTCGCTGTCTTCCCTGGAAAAACAGGTGCGCGACCTGAAGCACGAACAAATCGCTTCGGCGCAGATCATGCAGCAGGCGCAGCTCAATATCGTTGAAAACAACCATTTGCGCAAATTGATGGAGGCGCGCGAAAGAGTCCCCGTCAAGACCCTGATGGCTGAAGTGCTGTATGACACGCGCGATTCTGCCACGCGCAAGATCGTGCTGGACAGGGGCATCCAGAATGGCGTCGAACTGGGCCGCCCCGTGATCGACAACCTGGGCGTGGTGGGACAAGTCACGCGCGTGTTCCCGTTCACCTCGGAAGTGACCTTGCTGACCGATGAAGAACAAGCCATTCCCGTGCAGCTGCTGCGCAATGGCGTGCGCAGCGTGGCCATCGGTCGCGGCAAATCCGGCACCATGGAGCTGCGTTTTACAGCGCCCACCGCCGATATCCAGATCGGTGACATCGTCATTACCTCTGGCCTCGACGGCCTGTACCCGGCCGGCCTGGCAGTGGCGCGCGTGACACTGGTCGAGCGCAACGCGCATGGCCCGTTTGGCCGCGTCGTGTGCCAGCCGCTGGCCGGCATCGAACGCAACACCCAACTGCTTATCTTGATGACGTCGCCCGAGATGCCCGCCCGCCCGCCGACCGAAGAAGTCAAGACGGGCCGCAAGATTGCCGGCAAGATGGCGCCGATCAAGGACCCTGTCAAGGAGGCTGCCGCCGGCGGGGCGGCGACAGCGCCGGCCACCGCACCGGCCACACCGGCCGCGAAGCCGTCCGCTAGCCCGGTTCCGAAACCGGCGGCGCCGGCCGCTGCCACAACACCTGCTGCCGTGCCACCGAAGGAAGCGACACGATGA
- the mreD gene encoding rod shape-determining protein MreD — MNRPHYILLPVSPLFIGFSLLCAFLLNLLPWGQFVGVPDFVALVLVFWGIHQPRKVGIGVAFFMGLMMDVHDSTLLGENALAYTLLSYFAIMMHRRVLWFPILTQALHVLPLLLLTQALQLLTRLIVSGRFPGWLNFIESFVAVALWPFVTWILLAPQRRAVDRDHNRPI, encoded by the coding sequence ATGAACCGCCCGCATTACATCCTGCTGCCGGTCAGCCCCCTGTTCATCGGATTTTCCCTGCTGTGCGCTTTTCTGCTGAACCTGCTGCCATGGGGGCAGTTTGTCGGCGTGCCCGATTTCGTCGCCCTGGTGCTGGTCTTCTGGGGCATCCACCAGCCGCGCAAGGTCGGCATCGGCGTGGCGTTCTTCATGGGTTTGATGATGGACGTGCACGACTCGACCCTGCTGGGTGAGAATGCGCTGGCCTACACCTTGCTGTCCTACTTCGCCATCATGATGCACCGCCGCGTGCTGTGGTTCCCCATCCTGACGCAGGCGCTGCACGTGCTGCCGCTGCTGCTGCTGACGCAGGCGCTGCAATTGCTGACGCGCCTGATCGTCTCGGGCCGTTTCCCCGGATGGCTCAATTTCATCGAGAGCTTCGTCGCCGTGGCCCTGTGGCCCTTCGTCACGTGGATCTTGCTGGCGCCGCAGCGCCGCGCCGTGGACCGCGACCACAACCGGCCGATTTGA